From one uncultured Paludibacter sp. genomic stretch:
- a CDS encoding 2-oxoglutarate ferredoxin oxidoreductase, gamma subunit has product MKEELVISGFGGQGVLSMGKILAYSGLMQGQEVSWMPSYGPEQRGGTANVTVILSDDRISSPVLNQYDTVIVLNQPSLEKFENRVKPGGILIFDSNGFHKFPTRTDIHVYRIDATEYAYANDMAKTLNMIILGGFLKVRPIVKIENVLLGLKKSLPERHHKLIPMNEEALRIGMDLIRKVN; this is encoded by the coding sequence ATGAAAGAAGAATTAGTAATATCCGGTTTTGGAGGACAAGGAGTATTGTCGATGGGGAAAATCTTAGCTTATTCAGGATTAATGCAAGGACAGGAAGTAAGTTGGATGCCTTCTTACGGTCCCGAGCAGCGTGGAGGAACTGCGAATGTTACGGTAATTTTAAGCGATGACCGCATAAGTTCACCCGTGCTGAACCAATATGATACGGTAATTGTACTTAATCAACCCTCATTGGAAAAATTTGAAAACAGAGTAAAACCCGGTGGAATATTGATTTTTGACAGTAACGGATTTCATAAATTTCCTACCCGTACCGATATTCATGTGTATAGAATAGACGCGACGGAATACGCTTATGCGAACGATATGGCAAAAACATTGAATATGATTATTTTGGGTGGGTTTTTAAAAGTTCGTCCGATTGTGAAAATAGAAAATGTACTTCTCGGTCTAAAAAAATCACTTCCCGAACGGCATCATAAACTTATCCCGATGAACGAAGAAGCGCTTCGTATAGGAATGGAT